The Miscanthus floridulus cultivar M001 chromosome 17, ASM1932011v1, whole genome shotgun sequence genome has a window encoding:
- the LOC136518583 gene encoding methyl-CpG-binding domain-containing protein 4-like, with protein MTTGSTLGSPPSQGSQRKRGSTKDYVALYAVQCYKCYKWSTVPKEEFETLRENFTKDPWFCSRRPDCSCEDVADIEYDSSRIWVLDNPNIPKPPPGTERLVIMSDYSKIDTYYVMPNGKRARCAGDVDKFLEANPEYKNRISASDFSFAPLKVVEETVSHNSAWKAAKAKKQEKAEAQK; from the coding sequence AGAAAACGGGGTTCTACCAAAGATTATGTTGCCTTGTATGCAGTGCAATGCTATAAGTGCTACAAATGGAGTACAGTTCCAAAAGAAGAATTTGAGACACTTCGTGAGAACTTCACCAAGGATCCATGGTTCTGCAGCAGACGACCAGACTGCTCTTGTGAAGATGTTGCTGACATTGAGTATGACAGCAGCCGCATCTGGGTTTTGGACAATCCCAACATACCAAAGCCTCCACCAGGGACGGAGAGGCTAGTGATTATGAGTGACTACAGCAAAATAGACACATATTATGTCATGCCCAATGGGAAGCGTGCAAGGTGTGCTGGTGATGTGGATAAGTTTCTGGAGGCAAATCCAGAGTACAAAAACCGCATATCTGCTTCAGATTTCAGCTTTGCACCACTCAAGGTTGTTGAGGAGACTGTTTCTCACAACTCTGCCTGGAAGGCTGCCAAGGCCAAGAAGCAGGAGAAGGCGGAGGCACAAAAGTGA
- the LOC136515700 gene encoding uncharacterized protein, with product MPESSFDNVDGVAFGMLESSFNNVDGALVAFNNVVPAELLPTLRPPNPNRRSLPLPDWRSGLPEDHLESIGQRLASGHDVASFRSACSPWRAAVPFAIFGPLLLLPFDPDSDRVGFYCVPKKILSKTLPDVRGKVACGSSCGWLVLMDEAASVTLLNPFASTRAPRVELPPAGEHVTATSSSEPVSRVHDRWILHPTNGYGGADVASRAIKLEDMMGVFFHEIVLSVPPDAAGHECVAMAMLGSSTEVAFCRVGVDSAWTLFDTKPEFSIGSIVHCQDKFLTIDCTREVSVYSSNVVGATPTLTLLPSLSPPAGLYHRS from the exons ATGCCCGAGAGTTCTTTCGACAACGTTGATGGTGTCGCCTTCGGCATGCTAGAGAGTTCTTTCAACAACGTTGATGGTGCACTGGTCGCCTTCAATAATGTTGTCCCTGCAGAACTCCTTCCAACCTTGAGG cctcccaatcccaaTAGAAGGTCTctacctctccctgactggagatccggcctgccagaggatcacctcgagtccatcgggcagcgtctcgcgTCAGGTCATGACGTGGCGTCCTttcgatccgcttgctccccatggcgcgccgccgtCCCGTTCGCGATTTTTgggccgctcctgctgctcccgttcgaccccgactcggaccgcgtcggcttctactgcgtccCGAAGAAGatcttgtccaagacgctgcctGACGTGCGTggcaaggtggcgtgcggctcctcgtgtgggtggctggtGCTCATGGACGAGGCAGcgtccgtgacgctgctgaatccattcgccaGTACCCGtgccccccgcgttgagctcccgccagcaggcgaacacgtcACGGCGACATCCTCATCGGAACCCGTGTCTAGGGTCCACGATCGGTGgatcctccatcccaccaacggctacgggGGCGCGGATGTGGCaagcagagccatcaagctagaagacatgatgGGCGTGTTCTTCcatgagatcgtgctctcggtgccgcctgacgccgccggccacgagtgcgtggccatggccatgcttgggtcctccacggaggtcgcgttctgccgggttggagtcgacagcgcatggacgctgtTCGACACCAAACCGGAGTTCTCCATagggtccatcgtccactgccaagacaagttcttgacGATCGACTGCACTAGAGAAGTCTCCGTCTACAGCAGCAACGTCGTCGGCGCTACTCCAACCTTGACGCTGCTGCCGtcgctgtcgccacctgcggggctctACCACCGCAGCTAG
- the LOC136518492 gene encoding protein RESISTANCE TO PHYTOPHTHORA 1, chloroplastic-like, with amino-acid sequence MQLLVRNPTSSSGGCAFLPAAAAAALRPPSATLSWRRPGCSRRSKRYLSLPRASTDGSGSGAAAAEAASTVGDTLEREEGGGGAEAGASAESSNRKQPPLVDPKIEKELKKAVQKTAATFAPRASTKTKNPAVPGTALYTVFEVQGYVSMLLGGALSFNLIFPSNEPDIWRLMGMWSIWMFTIPSLRARDCSNKEKEALNYLFLLIPLINVIIPFFVKSFAVVWSADTVAFFVMYAWKLGWLQRLE; translated from the exons ATGCAACTGTTGGTAAGGAACCCGACCAGCAGCAGTGGCGGCTGCGCGTTTctgccggctgctgctgctgctgcactgcGGCCACCGTCGGCCACGCTCTCATGGAGGAGGCCGGGCTGCAGTCGGAGGAGCAAGCGGTACCTCAGTCTCCCGCGCGCAAGCACCGACGGTTCAGGGTCCGGTGCTGCGGCGGCTGAGGCGGCGTCTACCGTGGGAGACACCTTGGAACgggaggagggcggcggcggcgcagaggCAGGTGCTTCGGCTGAGTCATCCAACCGGAAGCAGCCGCCCCTTGTCGATCCCAAGATCGAGAAGGAGCTCAAGAAG GCAGTTCAGAAGACTGCAGCAACCTTTGCACCGAGGGCGTCCACGAAAACAAAAAACCCCGCTGTCCCTGGAACTGCCCTGTACACTGTCTTTGAAGTCCAGGGATATGTCTCCATGCTGTTGGGTGGAGCTCTTTCCTTCAATCTTATATTCCCATCAAATGAGCCAGACATCTGGAGGTTGATGGGAATGTGGTCCATTTGGATGTTCA CTATACCTTCACTTCGGGCTCGTGATTGCTCAAATAAGGAGAAAGAAGCTCTCAACTACTTGTTTCTCCTGATCCCTCTGATCAACGTTATAATTCCATTCTTTGTGAAGTCCTTTGCTGTTGTCTGGTCAGCAGATACAGTTGCTTTCTTCGTGATGTATGCATGGAAG CTTGGATGGCTGCAAAGGTTGGAATAA